One Fundulus heteroclitus isolate FHET01 chromosome 1, MU-UCD_Fhet_4.1, whole genome shotgun sequence genomic window carries:
- the LOC105928565 gene encoding glycerol-3-phosphate dehydrogenase [NAD(+)], cytoplasmic isoform X2: MNRPRVQKTDHTGSAIAKIVGANVAQNPKFDNTVKMWVFEEMVNGRKLTEIINTSHENVKYLPGHKLPTNVLAVPDLVEASSGADILVFVIPHQFIGKVCDTIKGKVKSDALGISLIKGVDEGPDGLKLISDVIQEKLGITMSVLMGANIANEVADEKFCETTIGCKNKNHGTLLKELMQTNNFRVTVVEEYDVVEICGALKNIVAVGAGFCDGLGFGDNTKAAVIRLGLMEMIAFARIFCKVGPVSSATFLESCGVADLITTCYGGRNRKVAEAFVKTGKSIEELEKEMLNGQKLQGPATAAEVYLILKHKNLVDKFPLFNAVYQICFQGHPVSEFISCLQNHPEHM; this comes from the exons ATGAACCGGCCGAGGGTTCAGAAAACTGATCACAC GGGCTCTGCCATTGCCAAGATTGTAGGTGCCAATGTTGCTCAGAATCCCAAATTTGACAACACAGTAAAGATGTGGGTGTTTGAGGAGATGGTGAATGGGCGAAAGCTGACCGAAATAATCAACACCAGCCACGAGAATGTGAAGTACCTCCCTGGGCACAAGCTGCCGACAAATGTG CTGGCGGTGCCGGACCTGGTGGAGGCGTCCAGCGGCGCGGACATCTTGGTGTTTGTGATCCCGCACCAGTTTATCGGCAAAGTGTGTGACACGATAAAGGGCAAGGTTAAAAGCGACGCTCTCGGAATATCCCTCATCAAG GGCGTGGACGAGGGGCCCGATGGACTGAaactcatctctgatgtaatCCAGGAGAAGCTCGGCATCACGATGAGCGTGCTGATGGGGGCCAACATTGCCAATGAGGTCGCCGACGAGAAGTTCTGTGAGACCACCATCG GCTGTAAGAACAAAAATCACGGTACCCTCCTGAAGGAGCTCATGCAGACCAACAACTTCAGAGTTACTGTAGTGGAGGAGTACGACGTGGTGGAAATCTGTGGAGCTCTGAAG AACATCGTTGCGGTGGGCGCGGGTTTCTGCGACGGTCTGGGCTTCGGGGACAACACGAAGGCAGCGGTGATCAGGCTGGGGCTGATGGAGATGATTGCTTTCGCGAGGATTTTCTGCAAAGTGGGGCCCGTTTCCTCGGCGACCTTCCTGGAGAGCTGCGGCGTGGCCGACCTCATCACAACCTGCTACGGCGGCCGCAACCGCAAAGTAGCTGAAGCTTTCGTGAAGACGGGGAAA TCCATCGAGGAGCTGGAGAAAGAGATGCTGAACGGGCAGAAGCTGCAGGGACCAGCAACAGCTGCTGAGGTTTACCTCATCCTCAAGCACAAAAACCTGGTTGATAA GTTCCCTCTCTTCAACGCGGTGTATCAGATCTGCTTCCAGGGCCACCCGGTCTCAGAGTTCATCAGCTGCCTGCAGAACCACCCGGAACACATGTGA
- the g6pd gene encoding glucose-6-phosphate 1-dehydrogenase isoform X2, producing the protein MSLPLSRSEVFGELRQELYDDVEFHQSDVHIFIIMGASGDLAKKKIYPTLWWLFKDGLLPERTYFVGFARSDLTVDAIKTACMPHMKVTETEVERLAAFFARNSYISGKYGDDASFSKLNEHMESLPGGPEANRLFYLALPPTVYHDVTKNIRLRCMSTKGWTRVIVEKPFGHDLQSSEELSTHLSSLFTEDQIYRIDHYLGKEMVQNLMVLRFGNRIFGPIWNRDSVACVVLTFKEPFGTQGRGGYFDDFGIIRDVMQNHLLQMLCLVAMEKPASTSSDDVRDEKVKVLKCIAPVTMSDVVLGQYVGNPEGEGEAKLGYLDDPTVPKGSTQATFATAVLYVHNERWDGVPFILRCGKALNERKAEVRLQFTDVPGDIFETKCQRNELVVRVQPNEAIYAKMMSKKPGVYFSPEETELDLTYKSRYKDVKLPDAYERLILDVFCGSQMHFVRSDELREAWRIFTPLLHQIDKEKPKPIPYKYGSRGPSEADDLVQKVGFRYEGTYKWVNPHKL; encoded by the exons ATGAGCCTTCCTCTGTCCCGTTCGGAGGTGTTTGGGGAGCTGCGCCAGGAGCTCTACGACGATGTAGAGTTCCATCAGTCCGACGTGCACATCTTCATCATCATGGGCGCGTCG GGGGATCTGGCAAAGAAAAAGATCTACCCAACTTTGTG GTGGTTGTTCAAAGATGGCCTCCTTCCTGAGCGGACGTATTTTGTAGGCTTCGCTCGCTCCGACCTCACAGTCGACGCCATCAAGACTGCTTGCATGCCGCACATGAAG GTGACGGAGACGGAAGTGGAGCGGTTGGCGGCCTTCTTTGCCAGAAACTCTTACATCAGCGGGAAATACGGAGACGACGCCTCCTTCTCCAAACTCAACGAGCACATGGAGTCTCTGCCGGGGGGGCCTGAGGCTAACCGTCTCTTTTACCTGGCCCTGCCGCCGACCGTCTACCACGATGTCACCAAGAACATCAGGCTTCGATGCATGAGCACAAA GGGCTGGACCAGAGTGATTGTTGAGAAGCCGTTTGGACACGACCTTCAGAGCTCAGAGGAGCTGTCCACAcacctctcctctctcttcaCCGAGGACCAGATCTACCGTATCGATCACTATCTGGGCAAAGAGATGGTGCAGAACCTCATGGTCCTCAG GTTTGGGAACCGAATCTTTGGGCCCATCTGGAACAGAGACAGCGTTGCCTGTGTTGTGCTCACCTTTAAAGAACCCTTCGGCACTCAGGGACGAGGAGGATACTTTGATGATTTTGGCATCATTcg AGACGTGATGCAGAACCACCTGCTGCAGATGCTCTGCCTGGTGGCCATGGAGAAGCCAGCTTCCACCAGCTCTGACGACGTCAGGGATGAAAAG GTGAAGGTGCTGAAGTGTATTGCTCCAGTGACCATGTCCGATGTGGTGCTGGGCCAGTACGTGGGGAATCCTGAGGGGGAAGGAGAAGCTAAGCTGGGTTACCTTGATGATCCGACTGTACCCAAAGGATCGACTCAGGCAACCTTTGCCACCGCCGTGCTCTATGTGCACAACGAACGCTGGGATG GTGTCCCTTTCATCCTGCGCTGCGGTAAAGCTCTGAATGAGAGGAAAGCCGAGGTGCGGCTGCAGTTCACGGATGTGCCGGGAGACATTTTTGAGACCAAGTGTCAGAGGAACGAGCTGGTTGTTCGGGTGCAGCCCAACGAGGCCATCTACGCCAAGATGATGAGCAAGAAACCCGGAGTTTACTTCAGCCCTGAAGAAACAGAGCTGGACCTCACCTACAAGAGTAGATACAAG GATGTGAAGCTCCCAGATGCTTATGAACGACTCATCCTGGATGTGTTCTGCGGTAGCCAAATGCATTTTGTACGCAG TGATGAACTGAGAGAAGCTTGGAGGATCTTCACACCTCTTCTTCATCAGATAGACAAAGAGAAGCCAAAGCCTATTCCTTATAAATATGGAAG tCGTGGGCCCTCAGAAGCAGATGACCTGGTTCAGAAAGTTGGATTTCGTTATGAAGGCACTTACAAATGGGTCAACCCTCACAAACTCTGA
- the LOC105928565 gene encoding glycerol-3-phosphate dehydrogenase [NAD(+)], cytoplasmic isoform X1, with amino-acid sequence MAAPKKVCIVGSGNWGSAIAKIVGANVAQNPKFDNTVKMWVFEEMVNGRKLTEIINTSHENVKYLPGHKLPTNVLAVPDLVEASSGADILVFVIPHQFIGKVCDTIKGKVKSDALGISLIKGVDEGPDGLKLISDVIQEKLGITMSVLMGANIANEVADEKFCETTIGCKNKNHGTLLKELMQTNNFRVTVVEEYDVVEICGALKNIVAVGAGFCDGLGFGDNTKAAVIRLGLMEMIAFARIFCKVGPVSSATFLESCGVADLITTCYGGRNRKVAEAFVKTGKSIEELEKEMLNGQKLQGPATAAEVYLILKHKNLVDKFPLFNAVYQICFQGHPVSEFISCLQNHPEHM; translated from the exons ATGGCAGCTCCGAAGAAAGTCTGCATCGTGGGCTCCGGGAACTG GGGCTCTGCCATTGCCAAGATTGTAGGTGCCAATGTTGCTCAGAATCCCAAATTTGACAACACAGTAAAGATGTGGGTGTTTGAGGAGATGGTGAATGGGCGAAAGCTGACCGAAATAATCAACACCAGCCACGAGAATGTGAAGTACCTCCCTGGGCACAAGCTGCCGACAAATGTG CTGGCGGTGCCGGACCTGGTGGAGGCGTCCAGCGGCGCGGACATCTTGGTGTTTGTGATCCCGCACCAGTTTATCGGCAAAGTGTGTGACACGATAAAGGGCAAGGTTAAAAGCGACGCTCTCGGAATATCCCTCATCAAG GGCGTGGACGAGGGGCCCGATGGACTGAaactcatctctgatgtaatCCAGGAGAAGCTCGGCATCACGATGAGCGTGCTGATGGGGGCCAACATTGCCAATGAGGTCGCCGACGAGAAGTTCTGTGAGACCACCATCG GCTGTAAGAACAAAAATCACGGTACCCTCCTGAAGGAGCTCATGCAGACCAACAACTTCAGAGTTACTGTAGTGGAGGAGTACGACGTGGTGGAAATCTGTGGAGCTCTGAAG AACATCGTTGCGGTGGGCGCGGGTTTCTGCGACGGTCTGGGCTTCGGGGACAACACGAAGGCAGCGGTGATCAGGCTGGGGCTGATGGAGATGATTGCTTTCGCGAGGATTTTCTGCAAAGTGGGGCCCGTTTCCTCGGCGACCTTCCTGGAGAGCTGCGGCGTGGCCGACCTCATCACAACCTGCTACGGCGGCCGCAACCGCAAAGTAGCTGAAGCTTTCGTGAAGACGGGGAAA TCCATCGAGGAGCTGGAGAAAGAGATGCTGAACGGGCAGAAGCTGCAGGGACCAGCAACAGCTGCTGAGGTTTACCTCATCCTCAAGCACAAAAACCTGGTTGATAA GTTCCCTCTCTTCAACGCGGTGTATCAGATCTGCTTCCAGGGCCACCCGGTCTCAGAGTTCATCAGCTGCCTGCAGAACCACCCGGAACACATGTGA
- the g6pd gene encoding glucose-6-phosphate 1-dehydrogenase isoform X1 — MMGSGASAERRRRRQEKAADQEPPSDSRTRSTAADEKMSLPLSRSEVFGELRQELYDDVEFHQSDVHIFIIMGASGDLAKKKIYPTLWWLFKDGLLPERTYFVGFARSDLTVDAIKTACMPHMKVTETEVERLAAFFARNSYISGKYGDDASFSKLNEHMESLPGGPEANRLFYLALPPTVYHDVTKNIRLRCMSTKGWTRVIVEKPFGHDLQSSEELSTHLSSLFTEDQIYRIDHYLGKEMVQNLMVLRFGNRIFGPIWNRDSVACVVLTFKEPFGTQGRGGYFDDFGIIRDVMQNHLLQMLCLVAMEKPASTSSDDVRDEKVKVLKCIAPVTMSDVVLGQYVGNPEGEGEAKLGYLDDPTVPKGSTQATFATAVLYVHNERWDGVPFILRCGKALNERKAEVRLQFTDVPGDIFETKCQRNELVVRVQPNEAIYAKMMSKKPGVYFSPEETELDLTYKSRYKDVKLPDAYERLILDVFCGSQMHFVRSDELREAWRIFTPLLHQIDKEKPKPIPYKYGSRGPSEADDLVQKVGFRYEGTYKWVNPHKL, encoded by the exons atgatgggatcCGGAGCGAGCGCTG AGCGCCGACGTCGCCGCCAGGAGAAAGCAGCTGATCAAGAACCGCCTTCAGACTCCAGAACGAGGAGCACAGCAGCAGACG AGAAAATGAGCCTTCCTCTGTCCCGTTCGGAGGTGTTTGGGGAGCTGCGCCAGGAGCTCTACGACGATGTAGAGTTCCATCAGTCCGACGTGCACATCTTCATCATCATGGGCGCGTCG GGGGATCTGGCAAAGAAAAAGATCTACCCAACTTTGTG GTGGTTGTTCAAAGATGGCCTCCTTCCTGAGCGGACGTATTTTGTAGGCTTCGCTCGCTCCGACCTCACAGTCGACGCCATCAAGACTGCTTGCATGCCGCACATGAAG GTGACGGAGACGGAAGTGGAGCGGTTGGCGGCCTTCTTTGCCAGAAACTCTTACATCAGCGGGAAATACGGAGACGACGCCTCCTTCTCCAAACTCAACGAGCACATGGAGTCTCTGCCGGGGGGGCCTGAGGCTAACCGTCTCTTTTACCTGGCCCTGCCGCCGACCGTCTACCACGATGTCACCAAGAACATCAGGCTTCGATGCATGAGCACAAA GGGCTGGACCAGAGTGATTGTTGAGAAGCCGTTTGGACACGACCTTCAGAGCTCAGAGGAGCTGTCCACAcacctctcctctctcttcaCCGAGGACCAGATCTACCGTATCGATCACTATCTGGGCAAAGAGATGGTGCAGAACCTCATGGTCCTCAG GTTTGGGAACCGAATCTTTGGGCCCATCTGGAACAGAGACAGCGTTGCCTGTGTTGTGCTCACCTTTAAAGAACCCTTCGGCACTCAGGGACGAGGAGGATACTTTGATGATTTTGGCATCATTcg AGACGTGATGCAGAACCACCTGCTGCAGATGCTCTGCCTGGTGGCCATGGAGAAGCCAGCTTCCACCAGCTCTGACGACGTCAGGGATGAAAAG GTGAAGGTGCTGAAGTGTATTGCTCCAGTGACCATGTCCGATGTGGTGCTGGGCCAGTACGTGGGGAATCCTGAGGGGGAAGGAGAAGCTAAGCTGGGTTACCTTGATGATCCGACTGTACCCAAAGGATCGACTCAGGCAACCTTTGCCACCGCCGTGCTCTATGTGCACAACGAACGCTGGGATG GTGTCCCTTTCATCCTGCGCTGCGGTAAAGCTCTGAATGAGAGGAAAGCCGAGGTGCGGCTGCAGTTCACGGATGTGCCGGGAGACATTTTTGAGACCAAGTGTCAGAGGAACGAGCTGGTTGTTCGGGTGCAGCCCAACGAGGCCATCTACGCCAAGATGATGAGCAAGAAACCCGGAGTTTACTTCAGCCCTGAAGAAACAGAGCTGGACCTCACCTACAAGAGTAGATACAAG GATGTGAAGCTCCCAGATGCTTATGAACGACTCATCCTGGATGTGTTCTGCGGTAGCCAAATGCATTTTGTACGCAG TGATGAACTGAGAGAAGCTTGGAGGATCTTCACACCTCTTCTTCATCAGATAGACAAAGAGAAGCCAAAGCCTATTCCTTATAAATATGGAAG tCGTGGGCCCTCAGAAGCAGATGACCTGGTTCAGAAAGTTGGATTTCGTTATGAAGGCACTTACAAATGGGTCAACCCTCACAAACTCTGA